The Spirochaetaceae bacterium genomic sequence ACCGCCTCCAGATGCCCCTCGCGCACCGCGAAGTGCAACGGCGGCATGTACCAATAGGCCGCATTTGCCAGCGTCGAATCGCGTTCCAGCGCGGCGCGCAACGCCGCCGCGTCGCCCGCCCGGGCGGCGGTCAGCACCTCCCAGGTCGCCATGCCGCGTCCACCGTCCAGTTCGCGCGGCTTGATGAGGAGAGGTCCGCTCGCAGCGGGCATAACGCTCATCCGTCCTCCTCCACGGTCCAATAGGCGCGCGGGTCGGTGGGACCGGCGCCGACGCGTCGCACCAGGCCACGGGCTTCCAGCCGGTAGAGGTACTGCAGCACACGTGGACGCGAATGTCCCGCCAGGTCGATCAACTCGCCCGTACGCAACCTGCCCGCCGTTGCGATCTGTTCGTACAGGTGTAACATACTGTAAATCATTTATAGTAGGCGCTTGCCATAGCCGCTCCACTCTCCCGCGGCAAGTCGCCGATTGACCAGCGCTCCGGTGCGCCCGTAGGGTAGGGCCGTGCCAGAATCGATCAACATATCCGCTACCGTAAACGGCCGGCGCTACGAGCGCTCGGTGGAGCCGCGCACCCTGCTGGTCCACTTTCTGCGCGACCAGTTGGGCCTGACCGGCAGCCACGTCGGCTGCGAGACCAGTCTGTGCGGCGCCTGCACGGTGCTCGTGGACGGCGCCGCCTCCAAGGCGTGCACGCTGCTGGCGGCGCAGGTAGATGGCCGCTCGGTGACCACCATCGAAGGCCTCGCTCAGGACGGCGCCCTGCACCCGGTGCAGGAACAGTTGTGGCGCCATCACGGCGTGCAGTGTGGGTACTGCACGTCGGGCATGGTGCTTGCCGCGGTCGCGCTGCTGGAGCGCGAACCGAGTCCCACCGACGCGCAGATCCGGGCCGGCCTGAAGGGCAACCTGTGCCGCTGCACCGGCTACGCGAACATCGTCGAAGCAGTCCACGCCGCAGCCGCGGCCCTGGCGGAACGCTGATGTATCCGGCGCCATTTTCCTATGTGCGGGTCGCAACCGTCGCCGACGCGCTGGCGGCGCTCGCCGAACACCCGGGCGGCCGGTTCCTGGCCGGTGGACACAGCCTGCTGCCGGCGATGAAGCTGCGGCTGGCGGAGCCGGCGACCCTCATCGACATCGGACGGGTGGCCGAGTTGCAGGGCATCGCGCGGCAGGGCGGTACGCTCAGGATCGGATCGCTCGCCACGCACGACCAGGTAGCGAGTTCGGATATCATTTGCGCCGGAGCGCGGCTGTTGGCGGAAGCGTGTGCCAAGGTGGGCGATGCCGCGGTGCGCAACTGGGGCACCCTGGGCGGCAACCTTGCGCACGCCGATCCCGCCTCCGATCCACCGCCGGCACTCGTTGCGGCCGGTGCGCGGCTGGAACTGCAATCCTCGGTCGGCCAAAGGTGGGTGGCTGCCGGCGAGTTCTTCAGTGACCTGTTCATCACCGCGCTCGCCTCGGACGAGATCATCACCGCGGTGGAAGTGCCCGCCGCCGGCGCCCGCACCGGATCCGCGTACCTCAAGCATCCCCATCCGGCCTCCGGCTACGCGGTGTGCGGCGCGGCCGCGGTGGTGGAACTGGATGCAGACGGCCGCTGCGCCTCTGCTCGGCTCGCTATCGGCGGAGTCGGCCCGGTACCGGTCACGATCGATGATGTGTCGGCGCTGTCCGGTGAACCGCTGCAGCAGGCGGCCGTCGATGCCGCGCTCGCCGGAATTGACGTTGCGGAGCCGCTCAGCGACCCGTACG encodes the following:
- a CDS encoding MarR family transcriptional regulator — translated: MLHLYEQIATAGRLRTGELIDLAGHSRPRVLQYLYRLEARGLVRRVGAGPTDPRAYWTVEEDG
- a CDS encoding (2Fe-2S)-binding protein encodes the protein MPESINISATVNGRRYERSVEPRTLLVHFLRDQLGLTGSHVGCETSLCGACTVLVDGAASKACTLLAAQVDGRSVTTIEGLAQDGALHPVQEQLWRHHGVQCGYCTSGMVLAAVALLEREPSPTDAQIRAGLKGNLCRCTGYANIVEAVHAAAAALAER
- a CDS encoding xanthine dehydrogenase family protein subunit M is translated as MYPAPFSYVRVATVADALAALAEHPGGRFLAGGHSLLPAMKLRLAEPATLIDIGRVAELQGIARQGGTLRIGSLATHDQVASSDIICAGARLLAEACAKVGDAAVRNWGTLGGNLAHADPASDPPPALVAAGARLELQSSVGQRWVAAGEFFSDLFITALASDEIITAVEVPAAGARTGSAYLKHPHPASGYAVCGAAAVVELDADGRCASARLAIGGVGPVPVTIDDVSALSGEPLQQAAVDAALAGIDVAEPLSDPYASADYRLRLARVLGRRALLLAASRATG